A genomic window from Vagococcus sp. CY52-2 includes:
- a CDS encoding methionine ABC transporter permease, which produces MQRLIENYLPNVSQIPDEFKQATIETLYMSFWTAIIAGIFGLIFGVILVVTRPGGLLEQKYLYHLLDKIVNVVRSIPFIILLALLNVVTRVIAGTTIGATAALVPLVAGVVPFFARQIEVALLEVDPGVIEAAEAMGTSPLGIIFRVYLKEGLPGIVRVSALTIINVIGLTAMAGAVGAGGLGNLAISRGHNRFQSDVTWAALIIILLIVFICQGISNFIIKKISH; this is translated from the coding sequence ATGCAAAGGTTAATTGAAAATTATCTACCAAATGTGAGTCAAATTCCAGATGAATTTAAGCAAGCGACTATTGAAACATTATACATGTCGTTTTGGACAGCCATTATTGCGGGAATATTTGGTTTGATATTTGGTGTTATTTTAGTCGTCACTCGACCAGGTGGATTATTAGAACAAAAATATTTGTATCACCTATTAGATAAAATTGTGAATGTAGTTCGTTCCATACCATTTATCATCTTACTGGCTTTATTAAATGTTGTGACGCGTGTGATTGCAGGAACAACAATTGGCGCAACAGCAGCACTTGTACCACTTGTTGCAGGAGTTGTCCCATTTTTTGCAAGACAGATTGAAGTCGCGTTACTCGAAGTTGACCCGGGAGTTATTGAGGCGGCTGAGGCAATGGGAACAAGTCCTTTAGGAATTATCTTTAGAGTGTATTTAAAAGAAGGTTTACCAGGCATTGTCAGAGTTTCAGCCCTCACGATTATCAATGTGATTGGGTTAACAGCGATGGCTGGAGCAGTTGGGGCTGGAGGGTTAGGGAATCTAGCCATATCAAGAGGCCATAATAGATTTCAAAGTGATGTCACTTGGGCAGCATTGATTATTATTTTATTAATCGTATTTATTTGTCAGGGAATTAGTAACTTTATCATAAAAAAAATAAGCCATTAA
- a CDS encoding M20 family metallopeptidase — translation MTRAEQSAIIKNYIKKQLPIYKELALDIHAHPEVSNYEVYSSDVLINQLKKEGFDVKKNVAGHHTGFDARYKSGKPGPTLAFLAEYDALPGIGHACGHNLFGNYSVLAASALKQVIDEVGGEIRIYGTPGEEGGENGSAKGSFVREGFFDDVDAALCVHPAHKYGKTALGLANDPVDIEFFGVASHAAAAPEKGVNALDALIQVFNGINGLRLHLPKDVNIHGIITNGGVAANVVPEYASGRFYLRAANRKTLDDVYQKVENIVKCASIATGADYKFGLFQNGVDDIIVTPTFDDIFVSHFERIGISEEEIYSGERQNIGSSDVGNVSQVIPTIQPTVSISDEYIAGHSEEFKAAAKSEKGLNSIGIAAQLLAETALDLLLDDKLLNEIKEEHKKQKIQGN, via the coding sequence ATGACAAGAGCAGAACAATCAGCAATTATAAAAAATTATATTAAAAAACAATTACCTATATATAAAGAACTAGCATTAGACATACACGCCCATCCGGAAGTCAGTAACTATGAAGTTTACTCATCAGATGTATTAATTAATCAATTGAAAAAAGAAGGTTTTGACGTTAAAAAAAATGTTGCTGGTCACCATACAGGATTTGATGCACGATATAAATCTGGCAAGCCTGGACCAACTTTAGCATTTTTGGCTGAATACGATGCCTTACCTGGAATTGGTCATGCATGTGGACATAACTTATTTGGAAACTATTCAGTTTTAGCTGCTAGTGCATTAAAACAAGTGATAGATGAAGTTGGTGGTGAAATTCGCATTTATGGAACACCTGGAGAAGAAGGAGGGGAAAATGGATCAGCTAAAGGTAGTTTTGTAAGAGAGGGATTTTTTGATGATGTTGATGCCGCCCTCTGCGTTCATCCTGCACACAAGTATGGCAAGACGGCTTTAGGATTAGCAAACGATCCGGTAGATATTGAATTCTTTGGTGTGGCTTCTCATGCTGCAGCAGCACCTGAAAAGGGAGTTAATGCGCTCGATGCTTTAATACAAGTGTTTAATGGTATTAATGGACTAAGGCTTCATCTACCAAAAGATGTGAATATTCATGGCATTATTACTAATGGGGGAGTTGCTGCGAACGTTGTTCCTGAATATGCGTCTGGACGTTTTTATTTAAGAGCAGCTAATAGAAAAACGTTAGATGATGTCTATCAAAAAGTTGAAAATATTGTTAAATGTGCGTCAATTGCGACAGGAGCAGATTACAAATTTGGGTTATTTCAAAATGGAGTAGATGATATTATTGTGACACCAACATTTGATGATATTTTTGTTAGTCATTTTGAGAGAATCGGTATTTCAGAAGAAGAAATATATAGTGGTGAAAGACAAAATATCGGTTCTTCCGATGTTGGAAATGTTAGTCAAGTGATTCCAACCATTCAACCAACAGTATCTATCTCTGATGAATACATTGCAGGTCATTCAGAAGAATTTAAAGCAGCCGCTAAAAGTGAGAAAGGTTTAAATTCAATAGGAATTGCTGCCCAGTTGTTAGCAGAAACAGCGTTGGATTTACTTTTAG
- a CDS encoding MetQ/NlpA family ABC transporter substrate-binding protein codes for MKKFVGYIVAVAVVLLVVTGCGSGNKEAISESKSGKEMTVKLGVVGSDTDVWDNVQKRLKDEGINLEYVKFTDYSQPNVALDSGDIDLNSFQHQIFLDNFNQEHGTDLVSIGNTVNAPLGIYSEKIKDVKELKDGDTISIPNDVTNGGRALLLLQTAGLIKVDPAKKQSPTVSDITENKLNLKIEELDASQTPRSLQDVAAAIINSGVAVDAGYHPTKDAIFLEPVDDTSKPYVNIIVARKEDEDNETYQKIVDAYQTEDTKKVIEETSKGSSIPAWDTFGKK; via the coding sequence ATGAAAAAATTTGTCGGATATATCGTAGCAGTTGCAGTAGTATTATTAGTTGTTACAGGGTGTGGTTCAGGTAATAAAGAGGCAATATCTGAATCAAAAAGCGGAAAAGAAATGACAGTAAAATTAGGTGTTGTCGGATCAGACACAGATGTTTGGGATAATGTACAAAAGAGATTGAAAGATGAAGGAATTAATCTAGAATATGTAAAATTTACTGATTATAGTCAACCAAACGTGGCTTTAGATAGTGGTGATATTGATTTAAATTCATTCCAACATCAAATCTTTTTAGATAACTTTAATCAAGAACATGGGACAGATTTAGTATCAATTGGGAATACAGTGAATGCACCTTTGGGAATCTATTCAGAAAAAATTAAAGATGTTAAAGAACTAAAAGATGGAGACACCATCTCTATTCCAAATGATGTAACAAATGGGGGGCGTGCGTTATTACTTCTTCAAACAGCAGGGTTAATCAAAGTTGATCCAGCCAAAAAACAATCACCAACAGTGAGTGATATTACAGAGAATAAATTGAATTTAAAAATTGAAGAATTAGATGCTTCTCAAACACCTCGTTCTTTACAAGATGTTGCAGCAGCTATTATCAATAGTGGTGTGGCAGTAGATGCTGGATACCATCCAACGAAAGATGCGATATTCTTAGAACCAGTAGACGATACATCAAAACCATATGTCAATATTATTGTGGCAAGAAAAGAAGATGAAGATAACGAAACATACCAAAAAATAGTAGATGCTTATCAAACAGAAGATACGAAAAAAGTGATTGAAGAAACATCTAAAGGCTCAAGTATTCCAGCATGGGATACATTTGGTAAAAAATAA